From one Rhineura floridana isolate rRhiFlo1 chromosome 4, rRhiFlo1.hap2, whole genome shotgun sequence genomic stretch:
- the LOC133384447 gene encoding uncharacterized protein LOC133384447 produces MLAFFTQMQSLPQVPAIPQLNMDQRACHEAHSSCSPDPFDVARGRCTDEASYAEESTFTDHVEGDDWSDYSDHEEDTSYRLFNTSDYQPLARRVVNTLGLQTAPSTSSTPAIKGAKVLKSPAPTEHYIPVPDPIAKLASEEWAHPLQARRFKNLADRFYALAPDFATKLDVPGIDEPIARLVSRSLLPREGESHLKDTTERRIDFALRKNHEATALSMRASASASIFSRASMMWLDDLLEDANPDPVALRRALLKLRKTAAFVADATLDATQLGARAMTAQIVARRTLWLRHWQADSAARLNLSRAPYSGSLLFGEEALKAVLVDPKDAHKPVLATVKNIDHRPFRRFPSFRSNQPFRGTRPGGRGRNFRSYDPNAFRGSWNRRFQGRGLRLACQLRQKPSPTNPTPTTSRGNVGHPAGNGLLGSRSHHCHHKHRKVPDATNIRRRHASCQNARDIHLYNPHCAMGSSPHSAPSMGSVAFSKRHCQLQPSQSSFEPCTAPLLPLVDQGSTPLQGHVVQRTPQNHCNHGCQPHRLGSPLQLPVCSGGLVHRRANSKHQLAGAKDCPLSSTSFSVSVPF; encoded by the exons atgctggcatttttcacccaaatgcagtcactaccacaagttcctgccatacctcaactcaacatggaccaacgtgcgtgtcatgaagctcattcttcctgttcaccagatccctttgacgtagccagaggcagatgtacggacgaagcctcgtatgcggaggagtcaactttcactgaccatgttgaaggagacgactggagtgactattcagatcatgaggaggatacatcgtatcgtttgtttaatacctcagactatcagccgctagcacgtagggtagttaatacccttggtctccagactgcgccttcaacttcgtccacCCCAGCTataaaaggggccaaggtcctcaaatcccctgcacctactgaacactacatcccggtgccggacccaattgccaaattagcctctgaagaatgggctcatccactccaagctcgacgcttcaagaacctggctgacaggttttacgccctagctccagactttgccaccaagttagatgtccctggcatagatgaaccaatcgctcgcctcgtttcacgatcacttttgcccagggaaggggaatcacacctaaaggacactactgagcgacgaatagacttcgccctccgcaagaatcacgaggccactgccctatccatgcgtgcctccgcttcagcctccattttctccagagcatctatgatgtggctggatgaccttctagaggacgctaaccctgatcctgtcgccctcagaagagcgctattgaaattgcgtaagacagcagcttttgtggccgatgccactctggatgccactcaattaggggcacgagccatgacggctcaaatagtcgctcgacgcaccctctggcttcgccactggcaagctgattcagcggccagattgaacctgtccagggctccttactccggatctctactcttcggcgaggaagctctaaaggcagtgctggttgatccaaaagacgcccacaaaccggttctggccacagtcaagaacatcgaccacaggcctttcaggcgatttccttccttccgttctaaccagccctttcgaggaacgcggccaggaggacgaggccgcaacttcagatcctatgaccccaacgcattcaggggctcctggaaccgacgcttccagggcagag gcctacggctggcttgtcaacttcgacaaaagccatctccaaccaacccaacgcctactacatctaggggcaatgttggacaccctgcaggtaatggtcttcttggctccagatcgcatcactgccatcacaagcatcgcaaggtccctgatgcaacaaacatccgcagacgtcatgcttcttgcCAGAACGCTCGGGATattcatctctacaatccacattgtgccatgggctcgagcccacactcggccccttcaatgggttctgttgccttttcaaaaagacattgccagctccaaccatcgcaaagttcgtttgagccctgCACTgcacctctccttccgctggtggaccaaggttcaacacctctccaagggcacgtcgttcagagaaccccgcagaaccattGTAACCAcggatgccagcctcatcggttggggagcccactgcaactcccagtatgttcagggggtttggtccaccgcagagcaaactcaaagcatcaactggctggagctaaagactgtccacttagctctacttcattttcagtctctgttcccttttga
- the LOC133383548 gene encoding uncharacterized protein LOC133383548, translated as MAEQPGMPQSTHMVPDQPGMPQTAKPQHSNTTKTRHAKALAKTKHLSSHSKPKRPCYVSVPTTTTAPQAHISDILHSPAASSDEEEFVGFPAQYSTNEPSSDLPPQTSVPIAPQAYTSATSGLQLSPDFLSQLQAMLAFFTQMQSLPQVPAIPQLNMEHRACHETHPSCSPNPFDVARGRCIDEASYAEESAFNDHVEGDDWSDYSDHEEDTSYRLFNASDYQPLARRVVNTLGLQTAPSTSSAPAIKSPAPTEHYIPVPDPVAKLASEEWAHPLKARRFKNLADRLYALAPDFATKLDVPGIDEPIARLVSRSLLPREGESHLKDTTERRIDFTLRKNHEATALSVRASASASIFSRASMMWLDDLLEDANPDPVALRRALLKLRKTAAFVADATLDATQLGARAMTAQIVARRTLWLCHWQADSAARLNMSRAPYSGSLLFGEEALKAVLVDPKDAHKPALATVKNSDHRPFRRFPSFRSNQPFRGTRPGGRGRDFRSYDPNAFRGSWNRRFQGRGLRLACQLRQKPSPTNPTPTTSRGNVGHPAGNGLLGSRSHHCHHKHRKVPDATNIRRRHASCQNARDVHLYNPHCAMGSSTHSTPSMDSVAVSAGHCQHQPSQSSFEPRTAPRLPLVDQGSTPLQGHVVQRTPQNRCNHRCQPHRLGSPLQLPVRSGGLVHHGANSKHQLAGAKGCPLSSTSFSVSVPFGPCAHSNRQHVCKITFEQTRGHQVSSPAGLSLPHFCLGRTTSTIPESRTSQRDLECDSRLAQQTTGLSGRMETSSSHFPSSPNVGSAPSQSTCLLPVAIASFPGTLPDTWTQQ; from the exons atggcagaacagccaggcatgccgcaatcaacccatatggtgccagatcagccaggcatgccacaaacagccaagccacaacattctaacacgactaagaccagacacgccaaagccctggctaagacaaaacatctttccagccatagcaaaccaaagcgcccatgttacgtctctgtgccaaccaccaccacagcacctcaggcacacataagcgatattctccattcccctgctgcatcctctgacgaggaagaatttgttggctttcccgctcagtATTCGACTAACGAACCTTCTTCCgatttaccgccccaaacatctgttccaatagctcctcaggcatatacatctgccacatctgggctgcagctgtctcctgatttcctctcccaacttcaagccatgctggcattttttacccaaatgcagtcactaccacaagttcctgccatacctcaactcaacatggaacatcgtgcgtgtcatgaaactcacccttcctgttcacctaacccctttgatgtagccagaggcagatgtattgacgaagcctcaTATGCGGAGGAGTCAGCCTTcaatgaccacgttgaaggagatgactggagcgactattcagatcatgaggaggatacatcatatcgcttgtttaatgcctcagactatcagcccctggcacgcagggtagttaatactcttggtctccagacagcgccttcaacttcgtccgccccagctatcaaatcccctgcacctactgaacactacatcccggtgccggacccagttgccaaattagcctctgaagaatgggctcatccactcaaagctcgacgcttcaagaacctggctgacagactttacgccctagccccagactttgccaccaagttagatgtccctggcatagatgaaccaatcgctcgcctcgtttcacgatctcttttgcccagggaaggggaatcccacctaaaagacactactgagcgacgaatagacttcaccctccgcaagaatcacgaggccactgccctatccgtgcgtgcctccgcttcagcctccatcttctccagagcatctatgatgtggctggatgaccttctagaggacgctaaccctgatcctgtcgccctcagaagagcactattgaaattgcgtaagacagcagcttttgtggccgatgcaactttggatgccactcaattaggggcacgagccatgacggctcaaatagtcgctcgtcgcaccctctggctttgccactggcaagctgattcagcggccagattgaatatgtccagggctccttactccggatctctactcttcggcgaggaagctctaaaggcagtgctggttgatccaaaagacgcccacaaaccggctctggccacagtcaagaacagcgaccacaggcccttcaggcgatttccttccttccgttctaaccagccctttcgaggaacgcggccaggaggacgaggccgcgatttcagatcctatgaccccaacgcattcaggggctcctggaaccgacgcttccagggcagag gcctacggctggcttgtcaacttcgacaaaagccatctccaaccaacccaacgcctactacatctaggggcaatgttggacaccctgcaggcaatggtcttcttggctccagatcgcatcactgccatcacaaacatcgcaaggtccctgatgcaacaaacatccgcagacgtcatgcttcttgccagaacgctcgggatgttcatctctacaatccacattgtgccatgggctcgagcacaCACTCGacaccttcaatggactctgttgccgtttcagcaggacattgccagcaccaaccatcgcaaagttcgtttgagccacGCACTGCGCCTcgccttccgctggtggaccaaggttcaacacctctccaagggcacgtcgttcagagaaccccgcagaaccgttgtaaccacagatgccagcctcatcggttggggagcccactgcaactcccagtacgttcagggggtttggtccaccacggagcaaactcaaagcatcaactggctggagctaaaggctgtccacttagctctacgtcattttcagtctctgttccctttggaccatgtgctcattcgaacagacaacacgtgtgtaaaatcacatttgaacagacaagggggcaccaggtctcgtcccctgcaggacttagcctccctcatttttgtctgggcagaacaacatctacaatccctgaaagcagaacatctcagagggatttggaatgtgacagcagactggctcagcagacaacaggtctttccgggagaatggaaacttcatccagccattttccatcgtctcccaatgtcggttcggcgccctctcagtcaacctgtttgcttccagtcgcaattgccagcttcccaggtactttacccgatacctggactcaacagtag